Sequence from the candidate division KSB1 bacterium genome:
CAATTATTTTGTTTTGACGACAATCGCGCCGCCGACGTTGCCGGTGCCGTACAGCGTCGTTGCATCCTGCGCGCTCATATACCGGATTTCCTCGATATTATTCGCCGGATAATTGCGGAGGCTTGCCAGCTCCGGCAGGCGCTGGTTGTTGACGTAAACCGAGGGCACCAACAATTGCGCGCTGCCCGGCGAGGCGACGCCGCGGACTCGCAGCCATTGCGGGCGCAGCAATTCGATCGCCTCCAGCGCCTCTTTCGCGCGCGACGACGCCAGCTCTTCCGCCGTAATCACATTCGAGGAGCGGCGCGGCGTGTTGGTGCCGCTCGTCGTAGCGCAAGCCATCAAAAAAATGGCCACTAGACAGCCAAAACCAATCGATCTCATTTTTCGCCTCCAAAAGTTGGTCTTGGGAATTTTATTCCATCTTAGTTTTTTTACGGAAACAACGGCGGATGCTTTCGATGAAAATCCGT
This genomic interval carries:
- a CDS encoding Plug domain-containing protein; this encodes MRSIGFGCLVAIFLMACATTSGTNTPRRSSNVITAEELASSRAKEALEAIELLRPQWLRVRGVASPGSAQLLVPSVYVNNQRLPELASLRNYPANNIEEIRYMSAQDATTLYGTGNVGGAIVVKTK